The proteins below are encoded in one region of Hordeum vulgare subsp. vulgare chromosome 3H, MorexV3_pseudomolecules_assembly, whole genome shotgun sequence:
- the LOC123442886 gene encoding proline-rich receptor-like protein kinase PERK8 isoform X4, translating to MRRPACAVVLLLASLLGSTGTDLAPAPGVGSSPVDQGQAPSPPGPSFALGPVTLSSAPPASSASPPLQKGAASPAVPAEPAPVAPPKGSNAPPPVESVLPPVVSVSPPAESAPPSAVSVSPPAESAPPPAVSVSPPAESAPPPAVSVSPPVEPAPPPAVSVSPPVEPAPPPAVTEVVPPAAAPPPQATAGNPTPILPGSPALLPSVQAPAPSVAVKPNLPLAPPASLPSAQAPTPSVTVKPNVPLVPPPSLSTVQAPTPSVAVKPNVPLAPPPSVNNQPGNDVPPYPPPEGIFPAVPPSTSVPAEHVKPPISPPIIAHAPQQAQAPNAEHNSGNTVPPANTSPPASAKNHDIQRAPPPKEPSTAPVHKSPTRGFAPAASPLPHNTNMPTLPRNASTVPHAQPPSLGVAPKPAPTSRSHPPTPRKGERPSFSPSYPPPHVQGPEVSRAQPPQQVGAKRQNHHAPPPMIQGHPNLHVHPPSPPPVSPKDPSNGSKRPRVSPTLPPIPPETEPKAPSTHPIWTLPPPPPNLDCKSLVCPEPLTDPPAGAPCACVLPIKVGIRLSVDLYSFFPLVSDFADEVGSGVNMARRQVRVMGANVAGDQPDKTVVLVHLVPMHVNFDKATALSTFQSLWSKKISLKPSVFGDYEILYVVYPGLPPSPPSAPNAGAFGNSRNARAMKPLGVDVGGPKRKVNGSVIAIAVLSTVIALIICTVAAWLLILRFRDSDDMAQGYPHSAIPKISRSSGTCNTLLAGRRSTQSGPSSSLGSSMAAYAGQAKTFKFVEIEKATNGFDDSLILGEGGFGCVYQGTLEDGTTVAVKVLKRFDGQGEREFLAEVEMLGRLHHRNLVKLLGICVEENARCLVYELIPNGSVESHLHGADREIAPLDWNARMKIALGAGRALAYLHEDSSPCVIHRDFKSSNILLEHDFTPKVSDFGLARTARGEGNQHISTRVMGTFGYVAPEYAMTGHLLVKSDVYSYGVVLLELLTGRKPVDMSQPAGQESLVAWARPYLTNVVSLRQAVDPLLGPNVPLDNVAKAAAIASMCVQPEVAHRPSMSEVVQALKLVCSEGDEGLGSGSFSQELAARTTAAYDVTGMEAERVLLSEMFGSTPVFTPAADSGSFRMQSSSGPLMTGTNKKFWQRMRNLSRGSMSEHGNSPDFETQSQCSNR from the exons ATGCGGCGTCCTGCCTGCGCGGTGGTGCTGCTTCTCGCTTCCCTTCTTGGATCCACAG GTACTGATCTGGCACCTGCTCCCGGGGTTGGTAGTTCGCCTGTCGATCAAGGACAAGCCCCTAGTCCTCCTGGACCTTCCTTCGCACTAGGTCCAGTAACTCTTTCATCAG CACCCCCTGCTTCATCAGCAAGCCCTCCCCTCCAGAAGGGGGCTGCTAGCCCCGCAGTTCCGGCTGAACCGGCTCCGGTAGCCCCCCCTAAAG GTTCTAATGCGCCTCCTCCGGTCGAGTCTGTGCTGCCTCCAGTCGTGTCTGTGTCTCCTCCAGCTGAGTCCGCGCCTCCTTCGGCTGTGTCTGTGTCTCCTCCAGCTGAGTCCGCGCCTCCTCCGGCTGTGTCTGTGTCTCCTCCAGCTGAGTCTGCGCCTCCTCCGGCTGTGTCTGTGTCTCCTCCGGTTGAACCTGCTCCTCCTCCGGCTGTGTCTGTGTCTCCTCCGGTTGAACCTGCTCCTCCCCCTGCTGTTACTGAGGTGGTGCCCCCGGCAGCagctcctccgccgcaagctacaGCTGGAAACCCCACACCAATACTTCCTGGGTCACCTGCATTGCTACCTTCAGTTCAGGCTCCTGCGCCATCTGTGGCTGTGAAGCCTAATCTGCCACTAGCACCTCCTGCTTCACTACCTTCAGCTCAGGCTCCAACTCCATCTGTGACTGTGAAGCCTAATGTGCCACTGGTGCCTCCTCCTTCACTATCTACAGTTCAGGCTCCTACTCCATCTGTGGCTGTGAAGCCTAATGTGCCACTAGCGCCTCCGCCTTCTGTGAACAATCAACCAG GTAATGATGTCCCTCCGTATCCGCCACCTGAAGGCATTTTCCCGGCAGTCCCTCCTTCCACTTCAG TTCCTGCGGAACATGTGAAACCTCCGATTTCACCACCTATTATCGCACATGCACCTCAACAAGCACAAGCTCCAAATGCCGAGCATAACAGTG GAAACACGGTACCCCCAGCAAATACTTCCCCTCCTGCAAGTGCTAAGAACCATGACATTCAACGTGCACCTCCACCAAAGGAACCTAGTACTGCACCGGTTCACAAATCACCAACTAGAG GGTTTGCGCCTGCAGCTAGTCCTCTGCCCCACAACACAAATATGCCTACACTCCCGAGGAATGCATCAACGGTTCCGCATGCTCAACCCCCATCGTTAGGGGTAGCTCCTAAACCAGCACCCACTAGCAGATCTCATCCTCCGACACCAAGGAAAGGAGAACGCCCATCATTTTCCCCATCTTACCCACCACCCCATGTTCAAG GTCCCGAGGTCTCACGAGCTCAACCTCCACAGCAGGTTGGCGCTAAAAGGCAAAATCATCATGCACCTCCACCGATGATTCAAG GCCATCCAAACCTCCATGTGCATCCTCCATCTCCTCCACCAGTGTCACCAAAGGACCCCTCTAATGGCAGCAAAA GACCTCGTGTTTCTCCTACTCTTCCACCAATTCCTCCTGAAACAGAACCCAAAGCACCATCAACTCATCCTATTTGGACATTGCCCCCACCACCACCTAATTTAG ATTGCAAATCGTTAGTGTGCCCAGAGCCTCTAACAGATCCACCCGCAGGAGCTCCATGTGCTTGTGTTCTACCAATTAAAGTTGGAATCCGTTTAAGTGTGGACCTTTATTCATTCTTTCCGTTAGTTTCGGATTTTGCTGACGAAGTGGGATCTGGGGTAAACATGGCACGGCGGCAGGTTCGTGTTATGGGCGCAAATGTGGCTGGCGATCAACCTGACAAGACAGTAGTTCTTGTGCATCTGGTACCAATGCATGTGAATTTTGATAAAGCTACTGCCTTGTCGACATTTCAAAGCTTGTGGAGCAAAAAGATTTCTCTCAAACCGTCAGTTTTCGGGGACTATGAGATTCTCTATGTTGTCTATCCAG ggcttcctccttctccgccttcaGCACCAAATGCTGGTGCATTCGGTAACAGCAGAAATGCAAGGGCAATGAAGCCCCTGGGGGTTGATGTAGGAGGacccaaaagaaaagtgaatgggAGCGTAATTGCTATTGCTGTTCTATCCACTGTTATAGCATTGATTATTTGCACTGTGGCTGCATGGTTGCTGATACTCAGATTCAGGGATTCAGATGACATGGCTCAAGGATATCCACATAGTGCAATTCCAAAGATTTCCAGGTCTTCCG GGACATGTAACACACTTTTAGCTGGTCGCCGTAGTACACAATCAGGCCCATCAAGTTCACTGGGGTCAAGTATGGCAGCATACGCAGGGCAAGCAAAGACATTCAAATTTGTTGAGATAGAAAAGGCTACAAATGGCTTTGATGATTCGTTGATACTTGGGGAAGGTGGCTTCGGATGTGTGTACCAAGGGACACTTGAAGATGGAACCACAGTTGCTGTAAAGGTTCTGAAAAGATTTGATGGCCAAGGTGAACGAGAGTTCTTGGCAGAGGTTGAGATGCTGGGACGCTTGCATCACCGAAATTTGGTCAAGTTGTTGGGCATATGCGTAGAGGAGAACGCGCGGTGTCTGGTATATGAACTTATTCCAAATGGAAGCGTTGAGTCACATTTGCATG GTGCCGATCGCGAGATAGCTCCACTTGATTGGAATGCACGTATGAAAATAGCCCTGGGGGCAGGGCGGGCACTAGCATATCTACATGAAGACTCAAGCCCTTGTGTGATTCATCGTGATTTCAAGTCAAGCAACATACTGCTAGAGCATGATTTCACACCAAAAGTATCTGACTTTGGACTGGCCAGGACTGCGAGGGGGGAGGGGAACCAGCACATCTCCACTCGTGTCATGGGAACATTCGG ctatgttgcaccggagtaCGCCATGACGGGCCATCTTCTTGTCAAGAGTGATGTATACAGCTATGGTGTCGTATTACTTGAACTTCTCACAGGTAGGAAGCCTGTGGACATGTCTCAGCCCGCGGGCCAAGAAAGCCTAGTCGCATGGGCTCGCCCGTATCTAACAAATGTGGTGAGCTTACGTCAAGCTGTTGATCCGCTTCTTGGCCCTAATGTGCCACTGGACAATGTGGCAAAGGCAGCTGCTATCGCATCAATGTGTGTACAGCCTGAGGTTGCACACAGACCGAGCATGAGCGAAGTTGTGCAGGCCTTGAAACTTGTCTGCAGCGAGGGTGATGAAGGCCTTGGTTCGGGAAGTTTCAGCCAGGAATTGGCGGCCCGCACCACAGCGGCTTACGATGTAACTGGCATGGAGGCAGAGAGGGTGCTATTATCTGAGATGTTTGGCTCAACACCTGTCTTCACTCCAGCTGCTGATTCAGGTTCTTTCCGCATGCAGTCCAGCTCTGGTCCTCTGATGACAGGCACGAACAAGAAGTTCTGGCAGAGAATGCGAAACTTGTCGAGAGGTAGTATGAGCGAGCATGGTAACTCGCCAGATTTTGAGACGCAATCACAGTGTAGCAATAGGTGA
- the LOC123442886 gene encoding receptor-like serine/threonine-protein kinase ALE2 isoform X2, protein MRRPACAVVLLLASLLGSTGTDLAPAPGVGSSPVDQGQAPSPPGPSFALGPVTLSSAPPASSASPPLQKGAASPAVPAEPAPVAPPKGSNAPPPVESVLPPVVSVSPPAESAPPSAVSVSPPAESAPPPAVSVSPPAESAPPPAVSVSPPVEPAPPPAVSVSPPVEPAPPPAVTEVVPPAAAPPPQATAGNPTPILPGSPALLPSVQAPAPSVAVKPNLPLAPPASLPSAQAPTPSVTVKPNVPLVPPPSLSTVQAPTPSVAVKPNVPLAPPPSVNNQPGRPIGSGNDVPPYPPPEGIFPAVPPSTSVPAEHVKPPISPPIIAHAPQQAQAPNAEHNSGNTVPPANTSPPASAKNHDIQRAPPPKEPSTAPVHKSPTRGFAPAASPLPHNTNMPTLPRNASTVPHAQPPSLGVAPKPAPTSRSHPPTPRKGERPSFSPSYPPPHVQGPEVSRAQPPQQVGAKRQNHHAPPPMIQGHPNLHVHPPSPPPVSPKDPSNGSKRPRVSPTLPPIPPETEPKAPSTHPIWTLPPPPPNLDCKSLVCPEPLTDPPAGAPCACVLPIKVGIRLSVDLYSFFPLVSDFADEVGSGVNMARRQVRVMGANVAGDQPDKTVVLVHLVPMHVNFDKATALSTFQSLWSKKISLKPSVFGDYEILYVVYPGLPPSPPSAPNAGAFGNSRNARAMKPLGVDVGGPKRKVNGSVIAIAVLSTVIALIICTVAAWLLILRFRDSDDMAQGYPHSAIPKISRSSGTCNTLLAGRRSTQSGPSSSLGSSMAAYAGQAKTFKFVEIEKATNGFDDSLILGEGGFGCVYQGTLEDGTTVAVKVLKRFDGQGEREFLAEVEMLGRLHHRNLVKLLGICVEENARCLVYELIPNGSVESHLHGADREIAPLDWNARMKIALGAGRALAYLHEDSSPCVIHRDFKSSNILLEHDFTPKVSDFGLARTARGEGNQHISTRVMGTFGYVAPEYAMTGHLLVKSDVYSYGVVLLELLTGRKPVDMSQPAGQESLVAWARPYLTNVVSLRQAVDPLLGPNVPLDNVAKAAAIASMCVQPEVAHRPSMSEVVQALKLVCSEGDEGLGSGSFSQELAARTTAAYDVTGMEAERVLLSEMFGSTPVFTPAADSGSFRMQSSSGPLMTGTNKKFWQRMRNLSRGSMSEHGNSPDFETQSQCSNR, encoded by the exons ATGCGGCGTCCTGCCTGCGCGGTGGTGCTGCTTCTCGCTTCCCTTCTTGGATCCACAG GTACTGATCTGGCACCTGCTCCCGGGGTTGGTAGTTCGCCTGTCGATCAAGGACAAGCCCCTAGTCCTCCTGGACCTTCCTTCGCACTAGGTCCAGTAACTCTTTCATCAG CACCCCCTGCTTCATCAGCAAGCCCTCCCCTCCAGAAGGGGGCTGCTAGCCCCGCAGTTCCGGCTGAACCGGCTCCGGTAGCCCCCCCTAAAG GTTCTAATGCGCCTCCTCCGGTCGAGTCTGTGCTGCCTCCAGTCGTGTCTGTGTCTCCTCCAGCTGAGTCCGCGCCTCCTTCGGCTGTGTCTGTGTCTCCTCCAGCTGAGTCCGCGCCTCCTCCGGCTGTGTCTGTGTCTCCTCCAGCTGAGTCTGCGCCTCCTCCGGCTGTGTCTGTGTCTCCTCCGGTTGAACCTGCTCCTCCTCCGGCTGTGTCTGTGTCTCCTCCGGTTGAACCTGCTCCTCCCCCTGCTGTTACTGAGGTGGTGCCCCCGGCAGCagctcctccgccgcaagctacaGCTGGAAACCCCACACCAATACTTCCTGGGTCACCTGCATTGCTACCTTCAGTTCAGGCTCCTGCGCCATCTGTGGCTGTGAAGCCTAATCTGCCACTAGCACCTCCTGCTTCACTACCTTCAGCTCAGGCTCCAACTCCATCTGTGACTGTGAAGCCTAATGTGCCACTGGTGCCTCCTCCTTCACTATCTACAGTTCAGGCTCCTACTCCATCTGTGGCTGTGAAGCCTAATGTGCCACTAGCGCCTCCGCCTTCTGTGAACAATCAACCAGGTAGACCAATTGGATCAG GTAATGATGTCCCTCCGTATCCGCCACCTGAAGGCATTTTCCCGGCAGTCCCTCCTTCCACTTCAG TTCCTGCGGAACATGTGAAACCTCCGATTTCACCACCTATTATCGCACATGCACCTCAACAAGCACAAGCTCCAAATGCCGAGCATAACAGTG GAAACACGGTACCCCCAGCAAATACTTCCCCTCCTGCAAGTGCTAAGAACCATGACATTCAACGTGCACCTCCACCAAAGGAACCTAGTACTGCACCGGTTCACAAATCACCAACTAGAG GGTTTGCGCCTGCAGCTAGTCCTCTGCCCCACAACACAAATATGCCTACACTCCCGAGGAATGCATCAACGGTTCCGCATGCTCAACCCCCATCGTTAGGGGTAGCTCCTAAACCAGCACCCACTAGCAGATCTCATCCTCCGACACCAAGGAAAGGAGAACGCCCATCATTTTCCCCATCTTACCCACCACCCCATGTTCAAG GTCCCGAGGTCTCACGAGCTCAACCTCCACAGCAGGTTGGCGCTAAAAGGCAAAATCATCATGCACCTCCACCGATGATTCAAG GCCATCCAAACCTCCATGTGCATCCTCCATCTCCTCCACCAGTGTCACCAAAGGACCCCTCTAATGGCAGCAAAA GACCTCGTGTTTCTCCTACTCTTCCACCAATTCCTCCTGAAACAGAACCCAAAGCACCATCAACTCATCCTATTTGGACATTGCCCCCACCACCACCTAATTTAG ATTGCAAATCGTTAGTGTGCCCAGAGCCTCTAACAGATCCACCCGCAGGAGCTCCATGTGCTTGTGTTCTACCAATTAAAGTTGGAATCCGTTTAAGTGTGGACCTTTATTCATTCTTTCCGTTAGTTTCGGATTTTGCTGACGAAGTGGGATCTGGGGTAAACATGGCACGGCGGCAGGTTCGTGTTATGGGCGCAAATGTGGCTGGCGATCAACCTGACAAGACAGTAGTTCTTGTGCATCTGGTACCAATGCATGTGAATTTTGATAAAGCTACTGCCTTGTCGACATTTCAAAGCTTGTGGAGCAAAAAGATTTCTCTCAAACCGTCAGTTTTCGGGGACTATGAGATTCTCTATGTTGTCTATCCAG ggcttcctccttctccgccttcaGCACCAAATGCTGGTGCATTCGGTAACAGCAGAAATGCAAGGGCAATGAAGCCCCTGGGGGTTGATGTAGGAGGacccaaaagaaaagtgaatgggAGCGTAATTGCTATTGCTGTTCTATCCACTGTTATAGCATTGATTATTTGCACTGTGGCTGCATGGTTGCTGATACTCAGATTCAGGGATTCAGATGACATGGCTCAAGGATATCCACATAGTGCAATTCCAAAGATTTCCAGGTCTTCCG GGACATGTAACACACTTTTAGCTGGTCGCCGTAGTACACAATCAGGCCCATCAAGTTCACTGGGGTCAAGTATGGCAGCATACGCAGGGCAAGCAAAGACATTCAAATTTGTTGAGATAGAAAAGGCTACAAATGGCTTTGATGATTCGTTGATACTTGGGGAAGGTGGCTTCGGATGTGTGTACCAAGGGACACTTGAAGATGGAACCACAGTTGCTGTAAAGGTTCTGAAAAGATTTGATGGCCAAGGTGAACGAGAGTTCTTGGCAGAGGTTGAGATGCTGGGACGCTTGCATCACCGAAATTTGGTCAAGTTGTTGGGCATATGCGTAGAGGAGAACGCGCGGTGTCTGGTATATGAACTTATTCCAAATGGAAGCGTTGAGTCACATTTGCATG GTGCCGATCGCGAGATAGCTCCACTTGATTGGAATGCACGTATGAAAATAGCCCTGGGGGCAGGGCGGGCACTAGCATATCTACATGAAGACTCAAGCCCTTGTGTGATTCATCGTGATTTCAAGTCAAGCAACATACTGCTAGAGCATGATTTCACACCAAAAGTATCTGACTTTGGACTGGCCAGGACTGCGAGGGGGGAGGGGAACCAGCACATCTCCACTCGTGTCATGGGAACATTCGG ctatgttgcaccggagtaCGCCATGACGGGCCATCTTCTTGTCAAGAGTGATGTATACAGCTATGGTGTCGTATTACTTGAACTTCTCACAGGTAGGAAGCCTGTGGACATGTCTCAGCCCGCGGGCCAAGAAAGCCTAGTCGCATGGGCTCGCCCGTATCTAACAAATGTGGTGAGCTTACGTCAAGCTGTTGATCCGCTTCTTGGCCCTAATGTGCCACTGGACAATGTGGCAAAGGCAGCTGCTATCGCATCAATGTGTGTACAGCCTGAGGTTGCACACAGACCGAGCATGAGCGAAGTTGTGCAGGCCTTGAAACTTGTCTGCAGCGAGGGTGATGAAGGCCTTGGTTCGGGAAGTTTCAGCCAGGAATTGGCGGCCCGCACCACAGCGGCTTACGATGTAACTGGCATGGAGGCAGAGAGGGTGCTATTATCTGAGATGTTTGGCTCAACACCTGTCTTCACTCCAGCTGCTGATTCAGGTTCTTTCCGCATGCAGTCCAGCTCTGGTCCTCTGATGACAGGCACGAACAAGAAGTTCTGGCAGAGAATGCGAAACTTGTCGAGAGGTAGTATGAGCGAGCATGGTAACTCGCCAGATTTTGAGACGCAATCACAGTGTAGCAATAGGTGA
- the LOC123442886 gene encoding receptor-like serine/threonine-protein kinase ALE2 isoform X3, with amino-acid sequence MRRPACAVVLLLASLLGSTGTDLAPAPGVGSSPVDQGQAPSPPGPSFALGPVTLSSAPPASSASPPLQKGAASPAVPAEPAPVAPPKGSNAPPPVESVLPPVVSVSPPAESAPPSAVSVSPPAESAPPPAVSVSPPAESAPPPAVSVSPPVEPAPPPAVSVSPPVEPAPPPAVTEVVPPAAAPPPQATAGNPTPILPGSPALLPSVQAPAPSVAVKPNLPLAPPASLPSAQAPTPSVTVKPNVPLVPPPSLSTVQAPTPSVAVKPNVPLAPPPSVNNQPGNDVPPYPPPEGIFPAVPPSTSVVPAEHVKPPISPPIIAHAPQQAQAPNAEHNSGNTVPPANTSPPASAKNHDIQRAPPPKEPSTAPVHKSPTRGFAPAASPLPHNTNMPTLPRNASTVPHAQPPSLGVAPKPAPTSRSHPPTPRKGERPSFSPSYPPPHVQGPEVSRAQPPQQVGAKRQNHHAPPPMIQGHPNLHVHPPSPPPVSPKDPSNGSKRPRVSPTLPPIPPETEPKAPSTHPIWTLPPPPPNLDCKSLVCPEPLTDPPAGAPCACVLPIKVGIRLSVDLYSFFPLVSDFADEVGSGVNMARRQVRVMGANVAGDQPDKTVVLVHLVPMHVNFDKATALSTFQSLWSKKISLKPSVFGDYEILYVVYPGLPPSPPSAPNAGAFGNSRNARAMKPLGVDVGGPKRKVNGSVIAIAVLSTVIALIICTVAAWLLILRFRDSDDMAQGYPHSAIPKISRSSGTCNTLLAGRRSTQSGPSSSLGSSMAAYAGQAKTFKFVEIEKATNGFDDSLILGEGGFGCVYQGTLEDGTTVAVKVLKRFDGQGEREFLAEVEMLGRLHHRNLVKLLGICVEENARCLVYELIPNGSVESHLHGADREIAPLDWNARMKIALGAGRALAYLHEDSSPCVIHRDFKSSNILLEHDFTPKVSDFGLARTARGEGNQHISTRVMGTFGYVAPEYAMTGHLLVKSDVYSYGVVLLELLTGRKPVDMSQPAGQESLVAWARPYLTNVVSLRQAVDPLLGPNVPLDNVAKAAAIASMCVQPEVAHRPSMSEVVQALKLVCSEGDEGLGSGSFSQELAARTTAAYDVTGMEAERVLLSEMFGSTPVFTPAADSGSFRMQSSSGPLMTGTNKKFWQRMRNLSRGSMSEHGNSPDFETQSQCSNR; translated from the exons ATGCGGCGTCCTGCCTGCGCGGTGGTGCTGCTTCTCGCTTCCCTTCTTGGATCCACAG GTACTGATCTGGCACCTGCTCCCGGGGTTGGTAGTTCGCCTGTCGATCAAGGACAAGCCCCTAGTCCTCCTGGACCTTCCTTCGCACTAGGTCCAGTAACTCTTTCATCAG CACCCCCTGCTTCATCAGCAAGCCCTCCCCTCCAGAAGGGGGCTGCTAGCCCCGCAGTTCCGGCTGAACCGGCTCCGGTAGCCCCCCCTAAAG GTTCTAATGCGCCTCCTCCGGTCGAGTCTGTGCTGCCTCCAGTCGTGTCTGTGTCTCCTCCAGCTGAGTCCGCGCCTCCTTCGGCTGTGTCTGTGTCTCCTCCAGCTGAGTCCGCGCCTCCTCCGGCTGTGTCTGTGTCTCCTCCAGCTGAGTCTGCGCCTCCTCCGGCTGTGTCTGTGTCTCCTCCGGTTGAACCTGCTCCTCCTCCGGCTGTGTCTGTGTCTCCTCCGGTTGAACCTGCTCCTCCCCCTGCTGTTACTGAGGTGGTGCCCCCGGCAGCagctcctccgccgcaagctacaGCTGGAAACCCCACACCAATACTTCCTGGGTCACCTGCATTGCTACCTTCAGTTCAGGCTCCTGCGCCATCTGTGGCTGTGAAGCCTAATCTGCCACTAGCACCTCCTGCTTCACTACCTTCAGCTCAGGCTCCAACTCCATCTGTGACTGTGAAGCCTAATGTGCCACTGGTGCCTCCTCCTTCACTATCTACAGTTCAGGCTCCTACTCCATCTGTGGCTGTGAAGCCTAATGTGCCACTAGCGCCTCCGCCTTCTGTGAACAATCAACCAG GTAATGATGTCCCTCCGTATCCGCCACCTGAAGGCATTTTCCCGGCAGTCCCTCCTTCCACTTCAG TAGTTCCTGCGGAACATGTGAAACCTCCGATTTCACCACCTATTATCGCACATGCACCTCAACAAGCACAAGCTCCAAATGCCGAGCATAACAGTG GAAACACGGTACCCCCAGCAAATACTTCCCCTCCTGCAAGTGCTAAGAACCATGACATTCAACGTGCACCTCCACCAAAGGAACCTAGTACTGCACCGGTTCACAAATCACCAACTAGAG GGTTTGCGCCTGCAGCTAGTCCTCTGCCCCACAACACAAATATGCCTACACTCCCGAGGAATGCATCAACGGTTCCGCATGCTCAACCCCCATCGTTAGGGGTAGCTCCTAAACCAGCACCCACTAGCAGATCTCATCCTCCGACACCAAGGAAAGGAGAACGCCCATCATTTTCCCCATCTTACCCACCACCCCATGTTCAAG GTCCCGAGGTCTCACGAGCTCAACCTCCACAGCAGGTTGGCGCTAAAAGGCAAAATCATCATGCACCTCCACCGATGATTCAAG GCCATCCAAACCTCCATGTGCATCCTCCATCTCCTCCACCAGTGTCACCAAAGGACCCCTCTAATGGCAGCAAAA GACCTCGTGTTTCTCCTACTCTTCCACCAATTCCTCCTGAAACAGAACCCAAAGCACCATCAACTCATCCTATTTGGACATTGCCCCCACCACCACCTAATTTAG ATTGCAAATCGTTAGTGTGCCCAGAGCCTCTAACAGATCCACCCGCAGGAGCTCCATGTGCTTGTGTTCTACCAATTAAAGTTGGAATCCGTTTAAGTGTGGACCTTTATTCATTCTTTCCGTTAGTTTCGGATTTTGCTGACGAAGTGGGATCTGGGGTAAACATGGCACGGCGGCAGGTTCGTGTTATGGGCGCAAATGTGGCTGGCGATCAACCTGACAAGACAGTAGTTCTTGTGCATCTGGTACCAATGCATGTGAATTTTGATAAAGCTACTGCCTTGTCGACATTTCAAAGCTTGTGGAGCAAAAAGATTTCTCTCAAACCGTCAGTTTTCGGGGACTATGAGATTCTCTATGTTGTCTATCCAG ggcttcctccttctccgccttcaGCACCAAATGCTGGTGCATTCGGTAACAGCAGAAATGCAAGGGCAATGAAGCCCCTGGGGGTTGATGTAGGAGGacccaaaagaaaagtgaatgggAGCGTAATTGCTATTGCTGTTCTATCCACTGTTATAGCATTGATTATTTGCACTGTGGCTGCATGGTTGCTGATACTCAGATTCAGGGATTCAGATGACATGGCTCAAGGATATCCACATAGTGCAATTCCAAAGATTTCCAGGTCTTCCG GGACATGTAACACACTTTTAGCTGGTCGCCGTAGTACACAATCAGGCCCATCAAGTTCACTGGGGTCAAGTATGGCAGCATACGCAGGGCAAGCAAAGACATTCAAATTTGTTGAGATAGAAAAGGCTACAAATGGCTTTGATGATTCGTTGATACTTGGGGAAGGTGGCTTCGGATGTGTGTACCAAGGGACACTTGAAGATGGAACCACAGTTGCTGTAAAGGTTCTGAAAAGATTTGATGGCCAAGGTGAACGAGAGTTCTTGGCAGAGGTTGAGATGCTGGGACGCTTGCATCACCGAAATTTGGTCAAGTTGTTGGGCATATGCGTAGAGGAGAACGCGCGGTGTCTGGTATATGAACTTATTCCAAATGGAAGCGTTGAGTCACATTTGCATG GTGCCGATCGCGAGATAGCTCCACTTGATTGGAATGCACGTATGAAAATAGCCCTGGGGGCAGGGCGGGCACTAGCATATCTACATGAAGACTCAAGCCCTTGTGTGATTCATCGTGATTTCAAGTCAAGCAACATACTGCTAGAGCATGATTTCACACCAAAAGTATCTGACTTTGGACTGGCCAGGACTGCGAGGGGGGAGGGGAACCAGCACATCTCCACTCGTGTCATGGGAACATTCGG ctatgttgcaccggagtaCGCCATGACGGGCCATCTTCTTGTCAAGAGTGATGTATACAGCTATGGTGTCGTATTACTTGAACTTCTCACAGGTAGGAAGCCTGTGGACATGTCTCAGCCCGCGGGCCAAGAAAGCCTAGTCGCATGGGCTCGCCCGTATCTAACAAATGTGGTGAGCTTACGTCAAGCTGTTGATCCGCTTCTTGGCCCTAATGTGCCACTGGACAATGTGGCAAAGGCAGCTGCTATCGCATCAATGTGTGTACAGCCTGAGGTTGCACACAGACCGAGCATGAGCGAAGTTGTGCAGGCCTTGAAACTTGTCTGCAGCGAGGGTGATGAAGGCCTTGGTTCGGGAAGTTTCAGCCAGGAATTGGCGGCCCGCACCACAGCGGCTTACGATGTAACTGGCATGGAGGCAGAGAGGGTGCTATTATCTGAGATGTTTGGCTCAACACCTGTCTTCACTCCAGCTGCTGATTCAGGTTCTTTCCGCATGCAGTCCAGCTCTGGTCCTCTGATGACAGGCACGAACAAGAAGTTCTGGCAGAGAATGCGAAACTTGTCGAGAGGTAGTATGAGCGAGCATGGTAACTCGCCAGATTTTGAGACGCAATCACAGTGTAGCAATAGGTGA